In one window of Leptospira fainei serovar Hurstbridge str. BUT 6 DNA:
- a CDS encoding motility associated factor glycosyltransferase family protein has protein sequence MSHDLPEKTREIFGKKPYLALYFRESPEEPSRFQLIQAKNQGEVFLSRDGRALASSVSPLTQARRQLENTKISSTDIVAVLGLGNPHLIREVHSRMEPGQILLLVDKERDLLFPLWNDWLESVMDIPGRHLFLGENSLSLLWNYVESLPVERVSGIRILRNAASISQDEPFYAEVDMRLRKVLSSKMSDLLTKFEFERIWVKNSLVNTSNFLSANNPRTRIESLKEKFAGVPSLLVSAGPNLRRQCEWIRSVRDKVFILSCDTSLKVLLKHGIVPDGIMTLDAQTHSVFHFLGEDTSQIPLFADLVSSPPILRNQKFQSIVHSVTAKYIVDASGELKREATAGSHSAEALLGPIGDVQSGGSVATTAFDLLRGLGCRPCFLVGQDLAYSGREIHSTGTHHNEKWLTLLNRKTSLEKINESVVRKRDTRYVPSVTGGEVLTDYVLDLYRHWFEESAKSLEFPVYNVNTQGAKIENTGNIDPELASEILNRFPNHEYFWRNLPAWKSENLREILPDGSPQDFRADLLRVIDTIKTSFSNPEKKDSTYDTLLKEFKASLIGWEDLGYLVRKTEVYILRHRDSLEDSRKKDLFLGAVLKEFTGLRRKLLAG, from the coding sequence ATGTCTCACGATCTCCCGGAAAAAACAAGAGAAATATTCGGGAAAAAGCCCTACTTAGCACTCTATTTCCGAGAGTCGCCGGAGGAGCCTTCGCGATTCCAACTCATCCAGGCGAAAAACCAAGGAGAAGTTTTTCTCTCTCGTGACGGACGAGCTTTAGCGAGTTCCGTTTCCCCCCTGACACAAGCGCGACGGCAATTGGAGAATACCAAGATATCTTCCACCGATATAGTCGCAGTTCTAGGCTTAGGAAATCCTCATCTGATCCGTGAAGTCCACTCAAGAATGGAGCCCGGACAGATCCTTTTACTAGTCGATAAAGAAAGAGATCTGTTATTTCCGCTTTGGAACGATTGGCTTGAGTCCGTCATGGATATTCCGGGACGACATCTTTTTTTAGGGGAAAATTCCCTCTCTCTTCTTTGGAATTACGTCGAATCCCTTCCGGTCGAGCGAGTTTCGGGAATTCGAATCTTGAGAAACGCGGCCAGCATTTCGCAAGATGAACCTTTTTATGCGGAAGTGGACATGAGACTTCGCAAAGTCCTTTCTTCGAAAATGAGCGATCTTCTGACCAAGTTCGAATTCGAAAGAATCTGGGTGAAGAATAGTCTTGTGAATACTTCGAATTTTCTTTCTGCGAATAACCCGCGTACTCGCATAGAATCCTTAAAAGAAAAATTCGCAGGAGTTCCATCTTTGCTTGTTTCCGCCGGTCCTAATCTAAGACGTCAATGTGAATGGATTCGATCCGTGCGCGATAAAGTTTTCATTCTCTCTTGCGATACTTCTTTGAAAGTTTTACTCAAACATGGAATCGTCCCCGATGGAATCATGACTCTGGATGCACAAACTCATTCAGTCTTTCATTTTTTGGGTGAAGATACTTCTCAAATCCCGCTCTTCGCGGATTTGGTTAGCTCTCCTCCGATCCTACGAAACCAAAAATTTCAGTCCATAGTTCATAGCGTGACGGCGAAGTATATCGTGGACGCATCGGGAGAATTAAAAAGGGAAGCAACCGCGGGAAGTCATAGCGCGGAGGCTTTGCTTGGCCCGATCGGAGATGTTCAATCCGGAGGAAGTGTAGCGACGACCGCCTTCGATTTGTTGCGCGGGTTGGGCTGCAGACCGTGTTTTTTGGTAGGACAAGATCTCGCATATTCCGGTAGAGAAATCCATTCCACCGGAACTCATCATAACGAAAAATGGCTGACCTTATTAAACAGAAAAACTAGTTTAGAAAAAATTAATGAATCTGTCGTAAGAAAGCGCGATACTCGCTATGTGCCTTCGGTAACCGGAGGCGAAGTTCTTACGGATTATGTGCTGGACCTTTATCGGCATTGGTTCGAAGAATCCGCCAAATCCCTCGAATTCCCGGTCTATAATGTGAATACCCAAGGAGCGAAGATCGAAAATACCGGAAACATAGATCCTGAACTCGCTTCGGAAATTCTAAACCGATTCCCGAATCACGAGTATTTCTGGCGTAATTTACCCGCATGGAAGTCGGAAAATCTACGCGAAATTTTACCGGACGGCTCTCCGCAAGATTTCAGGGCGGATTTGTTGCGCGTTATCGATACGATTAAAACTTCGTTCTCTAACCCGGAAAAGAAAGACTCGACTTACGATACTTTGCTCAAAGAATTTAAAGCCTCCTTAATCGGCTGGGAAGATTTAGGTTATTTAGTGCGTAAGACGGAAGTTTACATACTTCGGCATCGAGATAGCTTGGAGGATTCCCGAAAAAAAGATTTGTTTCTCGGAGCCGTTCTTAAGGAATTCACCGGACTCAGGCGTAAACTTCTAGCGGGTTAA
- a CDS encoding chromosome segregation SMC family protein, with the protein MYLKSLNIVGFKTFADETEVILDPGFTAVVGPNGSGKSNIVDALKWVFGEKSAKGLRGEKMDDVIFHGSEARKPAGYAEVSVVFDNSSKLIKMDYPTIKLTRRLYADSTNEYLINDSRVQRKDIEKILMDTGIGKSSYSIMEQGKVDRILHSKPEERRLIFEEAAGISRFKMERQEALKKLADTSQNLLRIQDIMNTMKKEMEVKEKQAEKAEEYFRLKQALDETDKIIRFIKYDTLTRKLNASETELREIKEKNQVLLERISVETGRIELLDSEKSDLEKKVAEIDKKLLDHLTQTQIQKDKVESNKGIIQDYRDRISDIRDSLTGEEASLSILQIEKERLEKDAVDLEAEIKSLEIGIEDLRKQKTELEFKIDQENVSIQEKETEIRLNDKRHVELRDRLKEVIFDLITQLESRKKEAQESEVQRSELKEILLQEADRLHEVGALLKSELEISFTEENRVRILTLASGLNTGEFQEKLSDYFALEDGLRNLLFDRDGFLSQKEGLDQEIEDLILENENHTRSIKESGISIETLREEVEGNKEKIVYLEKRILELNSERNGKIESGKSIVERILEAEKRIQSAQESAKTLQIRKSEFEKEVADLELQIENRYNEFLEMSRALDSEKEALRHIVKEIQTLKNEIQKNQEDYKNLFPVLTEKEKAVSVFKVQLESFSEELYNDYSISEQELYDEFKEKNFERGENESKLKKFKSEIQMLGSINPLSIEEYRNIKEIYEHHRTQKEDIEKSKNDIAEILKNINEESEKLFRETFEKIRENFQETFSTLFNGGRAILELVEGEDSLNAGIEIMAEPPGKHVQNLRLLSGGEKSLTAIALLFAIYMVKPSPFCFLDEIDAALDEANKLRFCQILDKFKDKSQFVVITHAQSTIHRANSIFGVTNEEPGISKIISLRLDQARDFAGNVSEAV; encoded by the coding sequence ATGTATCTTAAAAGCCTGAATATTGTTGGATTCAAGACGTTTGCGGACGAGACAGAAGTGATTCTCGATCCGGGATTTACTGCAGTAGTAGGACCGAACGGTTCCGGTAAATCGAATATCGTAGACGCTTTAAAATGGGTGTTCGGAGAGAAGTCCGCAAAAGGACTCCGTGGAGAAAAGATGGACGATGTCATCTTCCACGGTTCCGAAGCTCGTAAACCTGCTGGGTATGCCGAAGTAAGCGTCGTATTCGATAATTCTTCCAAATTAATTAAGATGGATTATCCCACCATCAAGCTTACCCGAAGACTCTATGCGGATTCCACTAACGAGTATCTGATAAACGACTCTAGAGTGCAACGAAAGGATATTGAGAAAATCCTGATGGATACGGGTATCGGGAAGTCCAGCTATTCCATCATGGAGCAAGGAAAGGTGGATCGAATTCTGCACTCCAAACCCGAAGAGCGCCGATTGATCTTCGAGGAGGCCGCCGGAATTTCCCGCTTTAAGATGGAGCGTCAAGAAGCTCTAAAGAAATTGGCGGATACGAGCCAAAACCTACTTCGAATCCAAGATATCATGAATACCATGAAAAAGGAAATGGAAGTAAAGGAAAAGCAGGCGGAAAAGGCGGAGGAATATTTTCGTCTGAAGCAAGCTCTCGACGAGACGGATAAAATCATTCGATTTATTAAGTATGATACTTTGACCCGTAAATTGAACGCGTCGGAAACGGAGCTACGCGAAATTAAGGAAAAGAACCAGGTTTTATTGGAAAGAATCTCCGTCGAAACGGGACGGATCGAGCTATTGGATTCGGAAAAATCGGATTTGGAAAAGAAAGTAGCCGAGATCGATAAAAAACTTTTGGATCATCTAACTCAAACTCAGATTCAAAAAGACAAAGTCGAGAGTAATAAAGGAATTATTCAGGATTACCGGGATCGGATCTCGGACATACGAGATTCTCTAACCGGAGAAGAAGCCTCTTTAAGCATTCTTCAGATCGAGAAAGAGCGTTTGGAAAAAGACGCCGTGGATTTGGAAGCCGAAATCAAAAGTTTGGAAATCGGTATCGAGGATCTTCGAAAGCAAAAGACCGAATTGGAGTTTAAGATCGATCAGGAGAACGTATCCATTCAAGAAAAGGAAACGGAAATTCGCTTAAACGATAAGCGTCATGTAGAATTGAGGGACCGACTTAAAGAAGTTATCTTTGATTTGATTACCCAGCTCGAATCGCGAAAAAAAGAAGCACAAGAATCGGAAGTTCAGAGAAGCGAACTGAAAGAGATTTTGCTGCAGGAAGCTGATCGCCTGCATGAGGTAGGCGCTTTGCTTAAATCCGAATTAGAGATATCTTTTACCGAGGAAAATCGCGTACGGATTTTGACTCTTGCGTCCGGTTTAAATACCGGCGAATTCCAAGAGAAACTTTCCGACTATTTTGCTTTGGAGGACGGTCTTCGAAATTTGTTATTCGATCGGGACGGGTTTCTTTCGCAAAAAGAAGGCTTGGATCAAGAGATCGAAGATCTTATATTGGAAAACGAAAACCATACTCGATCCATTAAAGAATCCGGTATTTCCATAGAAACTTTACGGGAAGAAGTGGAAGGAAATAAGGAAAAAATCGTTTATCTTGAAAAACGAATTTTGGAGTTGAATTCGGAACGAAACGGAAAGATCGAAAGCGGGAAATCGATCGTTGAGAGGATTTTGGAGGCTGAAAAACGAATTCAGTCGGCTCAGGAATCCGCTAAGACTCTTCAGATACGGAAGTCCGAGTTTGAAAAGGAAGTCGCGGATTTGGAATTACAGATCGAAAACCGATACAACGAATTTTTAGAAATGAGTCGAGCTCTCGATTCGGAAAAGGAAGCGCTCCGTCATATCGTAAAAGAAATCCAAACGTTGAAAAACGAAATCCAGAAAAACCAGGAGGATTATAAGAATCTATTTCCTGTTTTGACCGAAAAAGAAAAGGCCGTATCCGTTTTCAAAGTCCAGTTGGAATCCTTTTCCGAAGAGTTATACAACGACTATTCCATTTCGGAGCAAGAGCTTTACGACGAATTTAAGGAGAAAAATTTCGAACGCGGAGAAAACGAATCTAAGCTTAAGAAATTTAAGTCGGAGATTCAAATGCTCGGTTCCATCAATCCGCTATCCATTGAAGAATACCGAAACATTAAGGAAATATACGAACATCATCGGACGCAAAAAGAAGATATCGAGAAATCTAAGAATGATATTGCCGAAATCTTAAAAAACATTAACGAAGAATCGGAGAAGCTTTTCCGAGAAACCTTCGAAAAAATTCGAGAGAATTTCCAGGAAACTTTCTCCACATTATTTAACGGCGGCCGTGCAATCCTCGAGTTAGTGGAAGGGGAGGACAGTCTAAATGCGGGTATCGAAATTATGGCGGAACCTCCGGGTAAGCACGTTCAAAATCTTCGCTTGCTTTCGGGCGGGGAAAAGTCCCTGACCGCAATCGCTTTGTTATTTGCCATTTATATGGTGAAACCTTCTCCGTTCTGTTTCTTGGATGAAATCGATGCGGCACTTGACGAAGCGAATAAACTTCGTTTTTGTCAGATTCTTGATAAGTTTAAGGATAAATCTCAATTTGTAGTGATTACTCACGCACAATCTACGATTCATAGAGCGAATTCAATTTTCGGAGTTACCAACGAAGAGCCTGGAATTTCCAAAATCATCAGCCTTCGTTTGGATCAAGCCAGAGATTTTGCCGGAAACGTTTCCGAGGCGGTCTAA
- the plsY gene encoding glycerol-3-phosphate 1-O-acyltransferase PlsY, producing MNLAAIFLALGSFFLGSIPFGFLLAKYIGGVDIRKKGSGNIGATNVTRLLGWKIGLPVLLLDVSKGVLPILLTKYMLRIDSELTLLFCGIAAIAGHVFSPFLKMKGGKGVATSFGVFLVLAPGSVFFSLMVFLLLKKVFGFVSLGSIGGAITLPISYVLLSRIEGLDFSTPTFWAICCISSAILILHRTNLLRLIKGREFSPDKEKYGKQTED from the coding sequence ATGAACCTTGCCGCTATTTTCCTGGCTCTCGGATCATTTTTTTTAGGTTCGATTCCGTTCGGATTTCTTTTAGCAAAGTATATCGGCGGGGTGGACATTCGGAAGAAAGGCAGCGGAAATATAGGTGCAACGAACGTTACTCGGCTTTTAGGCTGGAAAATCGGATTACCCGTATTGTTATTGGATGTCTCTAAAGGCGTTTTACCGATATTACTTACGAAATACATGCTGCGTATAGATTCCGAGTTAACCCTCTTGTTTTGCGGAATCGCAGCCATTGCAGGGCATGTTTTTTCCCCGTTTCTCAAAATGAAAGGAGGGAAGGGAGTCGCGACAAGTTTCGGAGTTTTTTTAGTTTTAGCTCCGGGGTCGGTTTTTTTCAGCTTAATGGTATTTTTGCTTCTGAAGAAAGTTTTCGGTTTCGTGTCCTTAGGCTCGATTGGCGGTGCGATTACCTTACCGATCAGCTATGTCCTGCTTTCTCGCATCGAAGGTTTGGATTTTAGCACCCCGACTTTTTGGGCGATCTGCTGTATTAGTTCTGCGATTTTGATATTGCATCGTACGAATTTACTTCGTTTAATAAAGGGGCGAGAGTTCTCTCCTGATAAGGAAAAATACGGAAAACAGACCGAAGATTAA
- the der gene encoding ribosome biogenesis GTPase Der, with product MASKKRNVPMVSIVGRQNVGKSTLFNSLLKKKLAITEDYPGVTRDVLQARVLNPERGLDFHLCDTPGLDIEKPDGLDEAILENAFRQLAQSDLILFLLDLREMTPYDSRLIERFRKDPELNQIPVLYCVNKVDNPEDEEDLDQFYRLGLSEILPISAIGRRNLSLLLEKIAFLLPDAKRYVAKIEADEAAKDVSYDFRLAIVGKPNAGKSSLLNALCGYERAVVSEVAGTTRDSVDTSLTFEGKQILITDTAGIRRKADKAEALEFYSYQRTKRSIEASDVVIHLMDALKGFGEFDKKIVSLLQEAGKPFLLAVNKWDAVEDKDTKSFDIYKDKLYSRFPLLKEIQIITLSAKEKQRIHKLMEMTVDLAARAKRKITTSELNQSLRAWMSEAGRSFSANRPPKMLYCTQVSVSPFHLILFVNHIDYFKPNLLSFLKKRLTEKYSLQGIPIRLELRSDRK from the coding sequence ATGGCATCAAAAAAACGTAATGTACCGATGGTAAGTATCGTCGGTCGCCAGAATGTCGGCAAATCGACCCTATTCAATTCGTTACTTAAAAAGAAACTAGCGATTACCGAAGACTATCCGGGAGTTACTAGGGATGTCCTACAAGCTCGCGTACTTAATCCGGAGCGAGGATTGGATTTTCATCTCTGCGATACTCCCGGTCTGGACATCGAAAAACCGGACGGCTTAGATGAAGCCATTTTAGAAAACGCGTTTCGGCAATTGGCTCAATCGGATTTAATATTGTTTCTCCTAGATCTTAGAGAAATGACTCCGTACGATTCACGGCTTATAGAAAGATTTAGAAAGGATCCCGAGCTTAATCAAATTCCGGTTCTTTATTGCGTGAACAAGGTGGACAATCCGGAAGACGAGGAGGATCTGGATCAGTTTTATCGTTTGGGATTATCCGAAATTCTTCCGATCTCCGCGATCGGGCGCAGAAACTTGAGCTTGCTACTCGAAAAAATCGCCTTTTTACTTCCCGATGCAAAACGATACGTAGCTAAAATCGAGGCCGACGAAGCTGCAAAGGATGTTTCCTACGATTTTCGTTTAGCAATTGTCGGCAAACCGAATGCAGGAAAATCAAGTTTATTGAATGCATTATGCGGCTATGAACGCGCCGTAGTAAGCGAAGTTGCCGGAACTACGCGCGATTCGGTCGACACTTCGCTTACATTCGAAGGAAAGCAGATATTGATTACGGATACGGCCGGTATCAGAAGGAAAGCCGACAAAGCCGAGGCCTTGGAATTCTACTCCTATCAAAGGACAAAACGGTCGATCGAGGCATCCGACGTCGTGATTCACTTGATGGATGCGTTAAAAGGGTTCGGGGAATTCGATAAAAAAATCGTCTCATTATTGCAGGAAGCCGGTAAACCTTTTTTGTTAGCGGTGAATAAATGGGACGCTGTCGAAGACAAGGATACGAAATCCTTTGATATTTATAAGGATAAATTATATTCCCGTTTTCCGCTATTAAAAGAGATTCAAATTATCACCCTGAGCGCGAAAGAAAAACAACGGATCCACAAACTCATGGAAATGACGGTGGATTTAGCCGCGCGGGCCAAACGAAAAATTACCACCTCCGAATTAAATCAATCGTTAAGGGCTTGGATGTCCGAAGCAGGACGTTCTTTTTCCGCAAATCGGCCGCCTAAGATGCTGTACTGTACTCAGGTTTCCGTTTCCCCGTTTCATCTGATTTTATTCGTAAACCATATCGATTATTTTAAACCGAATCTTCTGAGCTTTCTAAAAAAAAGACTGACCGAGAAATACTCCCTCCAGGGAATTCCGATCCGACTTGAGTTGAGGTCCGATCGAAAATGA
- a CDS encoding serine/threonine protein kinase has translation MEFYNRLNIDSVLAAVEDAGYSVSGHCLALNSLENRVYDVGLEEGGHLIVKFYRPARWSLDQILEEHSFLTELSEAEIPVIAPIKLREGTTIRETKGIYYTLWPAQRGRLVEELDEASLTVLGRLVARIHNVGAAAPAKHRIALTVRNFGEEPLRFLVEKNFLPSSLRNRYETAAHKVFQSFQENAKNVPFHRIHGDCHKGNLIRTEDGFCFIDFDDFVTGPAIQDLWMLLPFGDSRSDYERELFLSGYREFRDFSDSWFHLVEPLRGLRYIHYSAWIAKRWEDPSFPNAFPHFGSDEYWERETTDLERLTSGLVRDGRLTEEAPSLAEVQELTNKDFFWDLE, from the coding sequence CTGGAATTTTACAATCGTCTGAACATTGACTCGGTTTTGGCCGCGGTAGAGGATGCCGGATATTCCGTCTCCGGTCATTGTCTCGCCCTAAACAGTTTGGAAAATCGAGTGTACGATGTCGGGCTGGAAGAAGGCGGTCATCTGATCGTAAAATTCTATCGTCCCGCACGGTGGAGTCTGGATCAAATTCTAGAGGAGCATTCTTTTCTTACCGAATTGTCGGAAGCCGAAATTCCGGTCATCGCTCCGATCAAACTGAGAGAAGGTACAACGATCCGGGAAACAAAAGGAATATATTATACTCTTTGGCCTGCACAAAGAGGAAGGCTTGTCGAAGAATTAGATGAGGCGTCTTTGACCGTACTAGGAAGGTTGGTAGCGAGAATTCATAATGTCGGCGCCGCAGCGCCCGCAAAACATCGAATCGCTCTTACCGTTCGGAATTTCGGAGAAGAACCGCTACGCTTTCTGGTCGAAAAGAATTTTTTACCTTCTTCCCTAAGGAATCGTTATGAGACGGCCGCACATAAAGTATTTCAATCCTTTCAAGAGAACGCAAAGAACGTTCCGTTCCACAGAATTCACGGCGATTGTCATAAAGGAAATTTAATACGGACCGAAGACGGTTTTTGCTTCATCGATTTCGACGACTTCGTAACCGGTCCTGCGATCCAGGATCTTTGGATGTTATTGCCTTTCGGTGATTCGAGATCGGATTATGAACGAGAACTTTTCCTATCCGGCTACCGCGAATTTAGGGATTTTTCCGATAGCTGGTTTCATCTTGTCGAACCCTTGCGCGGACTGAGATACATACATTATTCCGCGTGGATTGCTAAGCGATGGGAAGATCCTTCTTTTCCGAATGCGTTTCCTCATTTCGGTTCGGACGAGTATTGGGAAAGAGAAACGACCGATTTGGAGCGACTTACATCCGGTTTGGTCCGGGATGGACGTTTAACCGAGGAAGCGCCATCTCTCGCAGAAGTACAAGAACTGACAAACAAAGATTTCTTCTGGGATTTGGAATAA
- a CDS encoding bile acid:sodium symporter family protein: MNQGFRDKISESLDSFFQFIHKYFFYCIIVSYVIGGAFPQLGLLIRDTNFGQFHLFGGGNIKVSLSLVLLSLLLFNAGLGIHRSELVNLFKRPTLLIVGLFSNLSIPIAFTYFISLLMIFWHNPDEVQNILVGLALIASMPIAASSTAWSQKSNGNLALSLGLVVFSTILSPVTTPIGLHSIGFITTGDYSEDLHEIADDGIGAFLFLSVLLPTVLGIGLHFLLPKTSIEAAKKPIKDANLLNLLILNYSNASVVLPGVFQEPDWDFLFVIVLITGGLCAFAFFTGFVLSRIFKSSDSERSSLVFGLGMNNNGTGLVLASLSLVDHPAVMLPIIFYNLIQHIVAGYVDKKLTNS, from the coding sequence ATGAATCAAGGTTTCCGGGATAAGATTTCAGAATCGTTGGACTCGTTTTTTCAATTCATTCACAAGTATTTCTTTTATTGCATCATCGTTTCTTATGTTATTGGAGGAGCTTTTCCTCAATTAGGTCTGCTTATTCGAGACACCAATTTCGGGCAATTTCATCTATTCGGTGGAGGGAATATTAAGGTTTCCTTATCTTTGGTTCTTCTTTCCTTACTGCTCTTTAATGCCGGATTAGGAATTCACAGATCGGAATTGGTAAATTTATTCAAGCGGCCGACTCTGTTGATCGTTGGATTGTTCTCCAATTTATCGATTCCGATCGCATTTACGTATTTCATTTCTCTGCTGATGATATTCTGGCATAACCCGGACGAAGTCCAAAACATTCTCGTCGGGCTTGCACTCATCGCTTCCATGCCCATCGCCGCCTCTTCTACAGCTTGGTCCCAAAAATCCAACGGGAATCTGGCGCTGAGTTTGGGGCTTGTCGTTTTTTCGACAATCCTAAGTCCGGTGACTACTCCAATAGGATTGCATTCGATCGGGTTTATCACGACTGGAGATTATTCCGAGGATTTGCACGAAATTGCGGACGACGGTATCGGAGCATTTCTGTTTCTATCCGTGCTGCTTCCGACGGTGCTCGGGATCGGCCTTCATTTTTTGCTACCTAAGACTTCTATTGAAGCCGCAAAGAAGCCGATCAAGGACGCAAATTTGCTTAATTTATTAATTTTGAATTATTCGAACGCTTCGGTAGTCCTGCCGGGAGTATTTCAGGAACCGGACTGGGATTTTTTATTCGTGATCGTTTTAATTACCGGCGGATTATGTGCCTTCGCTTTTTTTACGGGATTTGTGCTCTCTCGGATATTTAAAAGTTCGGATTCGGAACGTTCTTCTTTGGTCTTCGGGCTTGGAATGAATAATAATGGAACAGGCCTTGTATTAGCTTCTCTAAGTTTAGTGGATCATCCGGCAGTAATGTTGCCGATTATTTTTTATAATTTGATTCAACATATCGTTGCCGGATATGTTGATAAGAAGTTGACTAATTCCTAG
- a CDS encoding EAL domain-containing protein, which translates to MNLAKILQPEVAPFFQPILSVEDGSIFGHEVLARVKTDQGWESGGYLFSNGSGLSDQDVSTLEASIWQSSMRKIQGSRNKHHLFLNISPNRLYRELKNERIDSFRLLRFAREFEIEPKQIILEITEEEFAGSLDSLRIAVDLLRAYGFRIALDDLGSEASGIERVGLLRPDFLKMDLRLIRASTRSPSVRKVMEHIRDLAFSLGASVLYEGLETQEEMYFALEGGARFLQGYLLQRPSPELSNNQNTPSLIKEMVNFFHEKKTEQISVEIAFEKKIQNLLREILSPFPIIKIASRYMIDAYTIFIASKEIHRAYVTDSKGTQLSPYYVRTGEDSFRENSQGIGKNWSYLPYFYKQLRDSFRKPEDWGVSDRYYDNEAVKDLIVFSKEVEPGVYVFLDISAPKIL; encoded by the coding sequence ATGAATCTTGCGAAAATCCTTCAGCCTGAAGTCGCTCCTTTCTTCCAACCGATTCTCTCGGTGGAGGATGGCAGCATTTTCGGGCATGAGGTCCTGGCTCGAGTCAAAACCGATCAAGGATGGGAAAGCGGGGGTTATTTGTTTTCGAATGGAAGCGGACTTTCCGATCAAGACGTTTCCACACTCGAAGCATCGATTTGGCAATCTTCGATGAGGAAAATCCAAGGATCACGGAATAAACATCATCTTTTTCTAAATATCTCGCCGAATCGTTTATACCGAGAATTAAAGAACGAACGAATCGATTCCTTTCGCCTTCTTAGATTCGCAAGAGAGTTCGAAATCGAACCTAAACAAATTATTCTAGAAATAACCGAAGAGGAATTCGCCGGAAGCTTGGATTCGCTTAGAATTGCAGTGGATCTACTTCGGGCCTACGGATTCAGAATCGCTCTGGACGATTTGGGTTCCGAGGCATCCGGGATCGAAAGAGTAGGATTGCTTCGTCCGGATTTTTTAAAGATGGACCTTAGATTGATTCGAGCTTCTACTCGATCCCCTTCCGTAAGGAAAGTAATGGAGCATATTCGCGATCTCGCGTTTTCCCTCGGAGCCTCCGTCTTATACGAGGGATTGGAAACTCAGGAAGAAATGTATTTTGCTTTGGAAGGAGGAGCCCGTTTTTTGCAGGGATATCTTTTGCAAAGACCTTCGCCGGAACTTTCGAATAATCAAAACACTCCCTCTTTAATTAAGGAAATGGTCAATTTTTTCCATGAGAAGAAGACGGAGCAAATTTCCGTCGAGATCGCGTTTGAGAAAAAGATACAAAATCTGCTTCGAGAAATTCTGAGTCCGTTTCCGATAATAAAAATCGCAAGTAGGTATATGATCGATGCCTATACTATTTTTATTGCCTCGAAAGAGATTCACCGCGCTTACGTAACCGACTCGAAAGGAACGCAACTTTCTCCTTATTATGTGCGAACCGGAGAAGATTCATTTAGAGAAAATAGCCAAGGAATCGGAAAAAACTGGTCCTATCTGCCCTACTTTTATAAACAGCTTAGGGATTCGTTTAGAAAACCGGAGGATTGGGGAGTCAGCGATCGTTATTACGATAACGAAGCGGTCAAAGACCTGATCGTATTTAGCAAAGAAGTCGAACCGGGCGTGTACGTTTTCTTAGACATCTCCGCTCCGAAAATTCTTTAG
- a CDS encoding DMT family transporter — MQITSSVKFYILLVIAMISWGFAWPSAKSIVGLEHPNVIIFWRFLATAISILPILFWRKESLRLPDKKSFFQVCIGGVLYTAYNQFFLLGLSSGFAGAGGVLVTTMNPIFTYVLAHLLQKQYPGKKDAFGLLLGLFGGLVLLHIWDKPADGIFQTGNIFFLLCAFSWAILSMNSHSTGQKISPLVYSFYVFTIGTAFDFIFALPYGLSNVFAQDWMFWGQILYLSVISTTFGTTVYFFASTKLGSRIASSFIFLVPVTAVLGSWIFLGEVPSLTTIFGGTLAVSAVLILNGNRAKKREAQAEA; from the coding sequence ATGCAAATCACTTCTTCCGTAAAATTTTACATTCTTCTTGTTATCGCGATGATTTCGTGGGGTTTCGCTTGGCCCTCTGCAAAGAGCATCGTCGGGCTGGAACATCCAAATGTGATTATCTTTTGGAGATTTTTAGCGACCGCGATTTCCATTCTTCCGATCCTTTTTTGGAGAAAAGAGTCTTTGAGACTTCCGGATAAAAAATCTTTTTTCCAAGTATGCATCGGAGGAGTATTGTATACCGCTTACAACCAATTCTTTTTGCTCGGCTTAAGTAGCGGATTCGCAGGTGCGGGCGGGGTATTGGTAACTACGATGAACCCGATCTTTACGTATGTATTAGCGCATCTGCTTCAAAAGCAGTACCCTGGAAAAAAGGATGCGTTCGGTCTGCTGCTCGGTTTATTCGGCGGGCTCGTGTTATTACATATTTGGGACAAGCCGGCGGACGGGATCTTTCAAACCGGAAATATTTTCTTTTTGCTATGTGCGTTTAGTTGGGCAATTCTAAGCATGAACAGCCACAGCACGGGTCAAAAAATTTCTCCTTTGGTTTATAGTTTTTACGTATTTACAATCGGAACGGCTTTCGATTTTATATTCGCTCTTCCTTACGGATTGTCGAACGTATTTGCTCAGGATTGGATGTTTTGGGGGCAGATATTATATCTTTCCGTAATCTCAACGACGTTTGGAACGACCGTCTATTTTTTCGCGTCCACTAAACTAGGTTCCCGTATTGCGAGTTCCTTCATCTTCCTCGTTCCTGTTACCGCGGTCTTGGGGAGCTGGATTTTCCTAGGAGAAGTTCCTAGTCTGACGACTATCTTTGGAGGGACGCTTGCAGTGAGCGCGGTTTTAATTTTGAACGGGAATCGGGCTAAAAAGAGAGAAGCGCAAGCAGAAGCCTAA